Genomic DNA from Aminobacterium mobile DSM 12262:
TCCTATTGGAAAGAAGGCAAGTCTCTTCTTATCTCTAGTGAAACTGAAGCTTCAAAAATTGCTCAGGATATAGCAAACCTCCCCCTTAAAGTTTCAGAGTATAAAGTGAGGAAGGGAACACGCAAACCATTGCCCCCTTTTAAAACAAGTACTCTCCAGCAAGAGGCGGCACGAAGGCTGGGTTTTTCCCCTCGACGGACTATGAGCATAGCGCAGTCGCTTTTTGAAGGAGTGACTATCCCAGGACGTGGTCCGGTAGGATTGATTACATATATGCGTACTGATAGTTTGCGTTTAGCCCCAGAAGCTATAACTGGGGTAAGAAACTACATAGCGGGACATTTTGAAGAGGCATATCTCCCCAAATCCCCCAACTTTTTTGCTTCAAACGGACGAAGCCAGGATGCTCATGAAGCCATACGCCCTACAGATGTGACTCTTTCTCCAGAAGATCTCAGTACTGTCCTCTCTTCAGAGCAGCACCGTCTTTACTCATTAATTTGGAAACGTTTCGTCGCTTCTCAGATGACTCCTGCTATAGTTGCGAATGCAATCCTTGACGTTGAAGCAGGACCATATGGTCTTAGGCAGACAGGAGAGACCCTTCTTTTTGAAGGTTGGGGCTCTCTTTGGCCATTGGATTTGAAAGGCGGACGGCTAGATCCTGCGCAGGAAGGCGAGGAACTTCTTTTTAAAGAAGTGGTGAAAGAACAAAGGTTTACGAAGCCAGCGGCGCGCTATTCCGATGCTTCTCTCATTAAAACTCTTGAAGAAAAAGGTGTTGGGCGTCCCTCCACGTACGCGAGTATAGTGGAAACATTGTATGATCGTGGATATGTAGAGAAGAATGAAGAGAAACGTCTTGAACCTACGGGATTAGGAATGACAGTGGATGATTTCCTTTTGAAGTATTTCGATTCAGAAAGCAAGTCACCCATAATAGATACGAGCTTTACGGCGCAGATGGAAGCAAACCTTGACCGTATAGAAGAAGCCCAGCTTGAATGGGTGGATGTGGTGCGTTCTTTCTGGGACGGTTTTATCCTAACATTGGAAGAAGCCAAGAAAGCTTCTAATGTAGAGCTCCCAGAGCCTGAACCTATAGGTGAAGATTGTCCGGAATGCGGGAAGCCTTTGGTTAAAAAGCGGGGGCGTTTTGGAGAATTTATTGCTTGTTCAGGCTATCCTGAGTGCCGCTATACTCGACCTATTTTAAAAACCATAGGTGTTCCATGTCCTATTTGTGGAGAGTCAGAACAAGGTGAAGTTGTACGGCGTAGAAGTAAGAAAGGGAAATTTTTCTATGGTTGTTCCAGATACCCTGAGTGTAAGTTTGTTTCATGGAACGAGCCTACCGGGGAAAGATGTCCAGAGTGTGGTACTCCTCTTACACGTAAAAATAAAAGGAGCGTACCTGAGTGTCAAAAGTGCGGATGGAAGAAAGAGAAGGAGAAAAAATAGCAAATGAGACAAGAAAAAGAGATTACTATCATAGGTGGTGGTCTTGCTGGTAGTGAGGCAACGTGGCAACTTGCAAAGCGGGGAGTAGCCGTAACCCTTTTGGAAATGCGTCCTGAAGTGAAAACTCCGGCGCACCAGACAGGACTTATGGGTGAACTGGTATGCAGTAATTCCCTTGGTGCTGATGATTTTTCAAGTGCAGCGGGAATATTAAAAGCAGAATTGAGATGTCTCGACAGCCTTATTATGGAGGCTGCTGATCATTCAGTAGTGCCTGCGGGGAAGGCGTTAGCGGTGGATCGAAAGGAATTTGCTTCGTATATCACTGAAAAAATCTCCTCCCACCCCTTAGTACGTATAGAGCGTAAAGAGGTTATAGCTATTCCCGATGGGATGTCGATTATAGCTACAGGGCCATTAACAAGCCCCACCTTGGCGAGAAAAATACAGCAATTGTCAGGTCAGGAGAACCTCTCTTTTTTCGATGCTGTAGCACCAGTAGTGTTTCACGATTCCATTGATATGGATCGGGCATATCGAGCTGGACGGTATGGGCAAAGGGCGGACTATATTAATTGTCCAAT
This window encodes:
- the topA gene encoding type I DNA topoisomerase, which encodes MGNKETGKILVVVESPTKAKTLSKILGSKYTVKASIGHIKDLPKSRIAIDIENNFEPEYILVKGKAKIKNELIKLAKNSQKILLASDPDREGEAISWHLCDILGIDPHTPCRVRFYEVTPKAVKEAIKKPETIDLNRVNAQQARRVLDRLVGYTLSPLLWKKVRYGLSAGRVQSVALDLICKREREIQNFVPAEYWNLDVSATSEDEKRSYSLKVMSFEGKSYWKEGKSLLISSETEASKIAQDIANLPLKVSEYKVRKGTRKPLPPFKTSTLQQEAARRLGFSPRRTMSIAQSLFEGVTIPGRGPVGLITYMRTDSLRLAPEAITGVRNYIAGHFEEAYLPKSPNFFASNGRSQDAHEAIRPTDVTLSPEDLSTVLSSEQHRLYSLIWKRFVASQMTPAIVANAILDVEAGPYGLRQTGETLLFEGWGSLWPLDLKGGRLDPAQEGEELLFKEVVKEQRFTKPAARYSDASLIKTLEEKGVGRPSTYASIVETLYDRGYVEKNEEKRLEPTGLGMTVDDFLLKYFDSESKSPIIDTSFTAQMEANLDRIEEAQLEWVDVVRSFWDGFILTLEEAKKASNVELPEPEPIGEDCPECGKPLVKKRGRFGEFIACSGYPECRYTRPILKTIGVPCPICGESEQGEVVRRRSKKGKFFYGCSRYPECKFVSWNEPTGERCPECGTPLTRKNKRSVPECQKCGWKKEKEKK